The genomic interval AATGCCAAGCCAAGTCTGTTACTCATTTTCGAAACTCTTCATATATAATCCAAATAAGCTACTGTAACCCATATTAATATCGAAAACGaattaattatgaaaaataagttttttattgtttgtaaaTTTCTACAACCATTTGTATTGTATGCATGTGGTATATGGTCGTGATGTGCCCGGCAGTATGGTATATACTTTTCACGAAATGGTGTTTgaattaacaacaactttttcgtttgtttgttaaaGGCCTTGTAGTGTGAGATTCAGATTCTACTCTCGAAGCGATGCctttctttttgtttgattttccgTAAGAAAGATGGTGTATCgacattgttgttgtttggaATCCGAACAGAactttttccaattaaaatatttcctcTTTTCACACGGTAAATTATATGGTGGTATAGTGTAGGAATACAAGCAATCGTATAACGACACGAATTTAATCAATACAATATCCATGGAAATCACATGTTTTGTCAATGTTAAAAATGTCGTAGCGCTTagaattattcatttttcgtttgcCTTACATTTGGTGATGCGATATACATTGATGCGCCATTTGAATATCAATGTTATTCAGTAGGTTGAATGATAAATTTGCTTAAAAGGAATATTATTTCGTTAACGATCTGCTCCAAGATCAAATCACGGACAATTGGGCAGCAAGAAatgattttagaattttgattgaataatCAAAGATGATCAGaagttaattttgaaattgaatttacgcTGTGATGTGgaacaacaaacaaattcaaatttcaagctaaatttcattcaagCTTAGAGCCTTTTTCTAACCATGCGttagaaatagaaaattgaaattagttATTCTCAaaacacaacttggaacctcgtaagtacaatgctttacatgattaggcaatgtaaatgaaaatgaaacatgccgtaacacgtaaaatatcTTACATAGGacaaatgatgaaaatgacggttcttgtgtgaaatttaccgatccAAAAAGCGAAGCCGAGTGCGTAAGGTAACTATTAAGGGGCTACCACCACTTCTACGTTCATTGTCCACCCTTATATGAGTTATTACTTAACAATGGGACAAATGATCTTGAGTTAAATTTACCAATCCGAGGCGAGGCCGAACACTGGAGTAATTAACTCCTGAATATTATgacacgaaaatattcttcataaTCTCTGGccgacaaaaatatattttgaattttttttggagatGCAATTTTGTCGCAAGAATTTAGGGAGCTACCACGGCCATTTTTACTGATTGGAATCGATAAAACTTTCCAGAAACGATTGTAATGACGAATGGTTTTCTTAGCGACTTTTGTATACATAGCATACACAAGCTATTAAAAGACTGTTGAAACGACCAAGGTTGCCGTAAAAATAACACTCGTAATTGCAATTCATGGAAACCATGTAATATTGATACTTTCAGCGGTTTCGGAATGGAAATTCTCGATCTCTTAATCCAATTAACAATTCCATGTTATCGATTGATTAGAATTGCATTGGTCGTTTTTGTTCAGCTTgtatttcacattaaaggtTTTAAAAGTGTGACTGTGTTTCGGGTATTTATGCACAATATGGCAAAGTGActtaaattaaaagttaattttaacaGGAAATTATATTTACTCTTGCCATTTCATTGTTCATCTCTAGCTTCTTggaacattttcgtttcactTCCAGTAATCCAAAATCAACATGAGCTTTCATGAGCACgttgaatacaaaattggtCTGGGTTTTTCTACCATTTGGTCCACTTTATTACTCTATTTAGTTGAAAACCGCGACGAAACCACAATAATAGGCAAAAGCACGTAGCGACACAATAAtagaaaacaatgaaattatgttcaacGTTTTTTTAGAACTCGAATGAACAACGAACAAACCTGTAGACAAACCTATAGACAAACATCCgcatttacaaagaaatttaataaGAAAGATGATAATTTCGAGAGAAAAAACTAACTCAATTATGGTTGAGGTTTCGAGCCGGTACGAAGCGTTTACTCTTTGGGCATTCACAACACACTAAGATTCTTTAATTTGCTTGataaatcagatttttttcataattatcAGTTTATGAGTTCGGTTCAAGGTATTGGTGGGTTGGGTAGCGTCAATCCCCCGTTTTGctttcatgattttttgaattttaagaatgAATTTGCCAAGGTATCGAATAACTGAGATTCAAGCCACATCTGATCCGAATGATCGATGGCTCTATAGAATCGTTAGTCTCCCCTGACAAttttgtggaacaacttttttctggatgtctttttatttttggcagtAGAGTTGTAAAAGTGAGCTGTGTCACATgttgaataatatttatttgtgaacTATAAGTTCATTTATTTCGCCAATAAACAGACGATTTATTTGGAAGTGTGCAGGTTTGTAGTGCTTAGAAGGACGCTGCGATACATACCCAAAAAGGTCGAAAGGTTCGTGTGTGGAAGCGCTAGACATTGAAAATCAGTATATGGTTTTCGGTTTCGGAATCTCCTGGACAGCAGCGACCAAACAAGTTTGACAATGGATAGTAGAGAGTAGTCCACCAGGAGTCCGACGATACTACGGATGCCGTTGGCAGTCGCTGTCCAAGGTTATGACAggaatttgagaaaatttgactaCATCGGAGAACTTCTAAGGGCTCCTCTGCCGCCATAAAGCcactaaaaaacgaaaaacctaTCAGACCTCGTTAATACGGGTCTCTACTTTAAGTGTAGCACTCCTTAAACGACGGAGTATTATCTGGGTATTATCTTAGACAGTGGCATGTACTGGTTAGCGAACCTGAACTCGCGCCTAGAAAAAGCACTGATATCACTATGGCAATGCCGCAAAGCGTATGGAGCATCTTGGGGCCTTACACCTAAAGTAATGCATTGGATCTACACAACCGTCATCAGACCCATCGTAACATACGCTTCATTTCTGTGGAATCACAGATGTAACCTCAAACATattcaaaagaaattaaataaatttcaaagaacTGCATGCTTAGCCATAACTGGGGCCTGGAGATCAACTCCAACAGCCGCACTGGAGGCAATGCTAAATTTACCTCCGCTGCATATCCATATTGCTAACGAAGCTATTGCAACGCTAAATAGAATTGGTAAAGCACCAATCAGGTCGACAGACCATACGAAAGTCTGGTTTAGTACGATATACAGGGAACCTGCATTAAGTATGCCATCAGATAACATAGTTAGAACGTTTAGATTTAACAAAAAGTTTAGTACGCAATTCCCTAACAGGGAAGAATGGATTGATGGAACATTACCACCAAAACAAGGTTATGTATTTTACTCGGACGGCTCCCTTATATGCGAGTCAGTTGGCGCTGGATTATACTGTAAAGAACTGAATATTGAGCTAAGTTTACCACTAGGTTACTATTCGTCTATATACTTGGCTGAAATCAGAGCAATTATAGAAGCCTGTAAGGTAATTATAGAGGAAAGCAtcaataatgaaaatatttcaatatgcTCCGACAGCCAGGGCGCTATCAAAGCAGTATCATCATTCGCATTTACCTCAGCTCTTGCTCTGGAATGCTATGACATACTGAACCAAGTGAGCAGACACAACATTGTGAACCTCATTTGGATACCGGGACACTCCAACATAGAGGGGAACGAGAGAGCGGATCAACTAGCAAAAATTGGAGCTCTTAGCACCCTGACGGGCCCGGAACCAGCAATGGGTGTCCCCAGGTCTTATGTAAAACAAagaataaacaaattgaaaaagcgTACGTTCACAGAATACTGGAAAAATGTACCTGGTTGTCGTCAAGCTAAAAATTGCATCCAAATTAGTATGAAAAACAGTAAGTATCTCATTAACATAAGCAGAACGAGACTCAAAAACTACACCGGAGTGATGACGGGACATTACGAATTTAACAAGCATCTCACAACTATCGGCAAACGCAGAGACCCTAGCTGTGATTTATGTGGGGAACACATAGATACGGCGGAACATTACTTCTGTAAGTGTCCTGCTTTCATAACCCAAAGAAGAAAGCATCTGGGCGGTTACACCATTGGGTATAACCAAATTAGAACATTGCAATCACATGACATCCTGAGCTACATTGCTAGCACAGGTAGATTCATCCAAACAGCAAATGTCTAATCTACACCTAGTTAGCACAATAGGCCCATTGGAGGCCTCAGTGCGCGTTACCTGTCCTGCTAGGACTAGTAACAACTAGccttaataaaaaattaaaaataaaataaaaacgacgGAACATGTCCAGCAGGCCGGATAGTTTTAGGTAAAAGTGGACTTGACATTCATGCAAATTGTTGGAATAACTTTTGAGGACTGAGCACTGAGATCAGATTTGAACTGAACTGAACTAAACAAAATTAGGTATTTTACACCTGTGGAAACACACTTTTCTCGCCCCAAACGCGGATATGGAAACgctaaatttgacgaaaaatgtTATTGACACTATTTATGACcccgaaaacattttttataaatccaaGCCTGTGTACTTTGGTCGGGCTTTCAAGGTCCCGTTGGACAATTTCTCTACGATAAGATATGACGATTGTACGTGTATGAGTCATGCGGGAGTAttgcaattaaaaattattaatttagatATCAGTGTGTATATCTCACTGGATATAGTATATACATACGGGTGCCTGCAACGTATATACATGGTTCTCTGTTTTCTGTGAATAATCAGCTTAATTTAACTTTGTAATGGAATCCAATAATACCTATATTGATCGACTGATTATGACGCAAATCGTGTAcgatgaaaaaacaatttttctgcCACAAATATCAAAAGTTTTGTGTTGAACACGAGACCTATTGAATGAGTTGTCATTAGTCGACACACTCattattaattcaattttcaattacaaGTCAACACTCGCTGAGTGTAATCATTTTCGTTGAGTAagacaattttaattgaacgtttcgttttgaaaaattgccaCGTTTCACACAAATTCGATGTGGAGCATCGACAGACACCATATTTGAGGAACTAGGCAAACtatattaaaatacaaaattgtcagaagttaaaaaaaaatggaactttGCGGCATAACTTAAAACCGTATAATTCTTGCCATATGTAGGTGTATCGAACAACAATATTTCTGTTAAATTCAACACAGCTATCGACTTGTTAATTcgcacaacaacaaaaaactcgTTTTTATGTAAAAGCCATGAGATGTTTTTTTGCTCAAATAAATTAGTCACCGAAATAAGTCGATGAATTACAAACTGAGAAAACTTTGATCTTTTAAAATgctaatttttgattatttaacAAACCCATTTCGCATTTGCCATTTTGCAGCGACTTGAGCAAGAGAAACACATCCTCCGAAGAAAACTGTCCGAAGCCGAAAGTGAAGGCGACATACGAGCTCAAGAATTAGAGTCTGAttacaatgaaattaaatcgaaaatgttaGCTCAGGTTAGTGGGTACCTACCAATTTTACTGTTAAATTGAGTGGGATGATAAATTCGTCAGACAAATTGATGACACATGTCTATTCCGCAAACAGGAAACATCGATTCGACAAAatgaaagagagaaaaatctTTTGATTGAAGAATTGACGGCTCAAAATGCACGACTCACACAACAACTTCAAGCTGCCACTCAAAATGAAACGCAATTGCAGACCAAGCTACAGGACATAAAGGTATGAACCATTTTCGTTACGTGTTCAGACGGTCATTCAATGTTAAATTCTGTTTTCAGGACCAATATTCAATACAGCACAGTAGCTTACAGGTATGTTCAAACGAGACTATTTTTAACCTCGGCCTTATTCACTATGAAAACCTTTAAACCAACCAACAGAATCATGTAAATGGTGTCGAAAGTTTGAGAGATGAATTGGACATGTTGGTGAAGAGTAAAGAAGACTTGGAGAAGCGGCTGCAGACATCGTTGGTGGAGAAGGATACTTTAATCGCTTCACTGGACGAGTCTCGAGACCGTATACATTCCCTTCAAAAGCAGCTGCGCGACcaagaaatgaaaatgcagACGACGATTAAAAATCTGGAACGAGTGCAACGCGAGAACGATACTCTATCGGAACGATTGGAATCGGTAAGCTTAAATTATGACAATGTTTGGTCGGACAACTGTCTTATCTGATGTCATCTCAAGGGTACGAATGGTGAACGTGGACTCTCATCTCTACAAAACGAAATGGACTGTGACGATGAATTCTCCGAAAGTCAATTCGACCATTCCCATCCGCTGTTCAAAGAAGCCCGTTCCGTTTACAATCAACTGAAACAATTGCTGCTCACTCTGCAAAATAATCAGGATGGTGATTCTGGTCTACATTCCGATCTGTTTCTGGGATCGACTTGTCAATCGGTCGGAGACGATCTGAGACAAGGAATGCTAGCTAGTGTTGCTGATGATGTTATCAATGCGATTATGGGTCTAGATGTTGTACATATCAAAACTATGTTGGACGAAAGTCGAACGAACGGTATGGATCAAGACGAGGAGCTTCGAAGGCGTCAAGATCTTATTGCAGAGTTGGAGGGCAAAGTAAGGACGTTCAATAAATGATTTGAGCTCATTTCACTAAACTCCTTCTGTTTTGCAATAGCTTTCTGTGATCGAAATTGAATTACAAAGTGCAATCGAAGAGCGGAATCGAGCCAGACAAGATGCTTCCGAAAGTAATTTGGCCCAAGATGAAGTGGTAAGTGCCCCTTTATACTTTAAACTTATGATCATTCAGGCATGCCCTAATAGAGATAAGAGACATAAGGAAGAAGTCTCACTTCTTGGAGCTCTGATGTCGCTTATACTGTAATGCCccaatattaaaaaatttaaaaaaatcccggCCCGATTGATTTTGAACGAGACTCAACCCATTCACCTCTGAATTCCTAACGAAAATACTAACAGTTTTCTAACTCGATTCTATCCATTGTTCCTTCAGGTTGTTCAAGCTCGTAACGATCGTGATGCTGCCACAGCCAGACGGACGAAGGCCGAAGTTGAATTGGCCAAAAACCGAGTGGAACTGATGCAAGCGAATAGTGAATTGCTGGAGGCGATCCAACAGAAGGTAGAACTATCCGAACAGCTCGAGCAATGGCAGGTAAGAAAATCGACTATCCCACTGTGGAATTACTGGTTCAcattgaaattgtaatttattgcTTCGCCCATACAGATGGACATGCATGAGTTGATAGAAGAGCATATGAAGAAACAATTGCACGATAGCCTAGCTATGAAAGAATCGCCAGTTACCTCAGTTACGAAGAAACCCAACCGATTTATGGGTTTATTTcagcaatttcaatttcaacgataggtaaaaaagaaataaaaaattgttttgtgatTTAGATTAACCGTTTACATTAGATAAATGATAATACCATGGAATATGATATCTacatttgaatggaaaaaaaattgtttccgttTAAAAGAAGATGCAttttaaagaagaagaaaaaatttattaaaaaaatgtgaaaatttagcgtaaatttttgttcattaattttaacaaaataaattttaattttttttgtatgccCGAGTGTTTTAATAGCCCAACGACTGTCTTCAATATATTTCGGCAAGCCCTCCCAAAGTAGACACGAATGAGTAATTTTTGTCTTCCTTCGATTTTGTACAAACCTTTGGAGTGGTTATTTGAACTCACCGCACCCTAGATACCTGTTGCACTGTCTTGTTcccattattaaaaaaaaaaaattggacaaCTCTGCAATGGAACCACAAACATCATCGGGACCAACGGATGCATGTTTCGTACTCAGGGCACTGAAACCTATCGAACGCACAATGCCACcatttgtgtacaaaacagGTTTTGCCTAGTGAAAGTCTTTCATACTTCGTTAGTTTagaaccaatgaaagtaaatagataggtatggccaaacgttcaaatttgttctagccggagcacatacggatttgcatggcgccacctcaaacgaactcatttctagtgcaaacttccactagaaatgagttcgtttgaggtggcgccatgcaaatccgtatgtgctccgacttgtatggactggccatacctacttatctactttcattggttttaacgACAGCTTTGCTATACGATATATTAGGTGTAGAGTCGCTCAGGGAGGATGCTAGGTAAAGCAAGCAAGAGTGTTCCTCACTGTCGCATATATTCTACAGAATGAAATAAAGTCAATGGCTTTTTgaggaaaattacaaaaaaaaggaaaaacgaGAAATCAGTACGAGATAGACGGTGGCaaatattcatagaaaatcctttgaaaatccttcaattttttaagaaagaaaatcttcaaattcatggaaaattcgcaaaatcatagaaaatcctttaaacGACTAAGAATTCTTGGAAAATCCATCCAGAATCAGTAAACCATCCACTGGAAATCCTTGGAAAACTGtaggaaaaaggaaaatcctttgtcaacgTAGTTTACGAATATCTGCTTCTCGGAAATAGTTATGGCAATACATTGCAAAAATAATGATTGGTTTGTAGCTAGCCCATTTTACTTGAATAATTGAACTCATATTTTGCAGGCAAGGCGCCTATGAGCCtggatcgttttttttttgcgatagACCTGACAATTTCAATAAAGTTTTCAGAAGGAAATAGGCCAAAATAATCACGTTTAAATCAGTTGTGTATATTTAGTGAATtctatggaaatgaaaattgacttGCACGACCTTTAAACGTGATCGTACAGAATGTCACGTTTTTTCGTTCATTCCCTTTGAAGCCTAATTTGGATCTAAATAGACTATGCCAATCATATTTAACCAATGATGCTTTTTTAAAGGTCATCAATAGTGGTGACTTtatcactattttattttacaggaatcatgcacacattcaaataaaagcatttccgccaaaaaaatcattttttaaattaacggacaaaaaaatttcagttttgtggtGTCACTTACGACTATCTTCACAACAGAcatgtcaagaattttgtttacctgaatggcaacatatttttgcatgttttcttcacattttaccgACTGAATTAGCACGAAACGTATTGCAGGcaatttctaggcacataaaattaagaaattgaacactgaatggcacaattcacaccaaattacttttaaaaatgagattttcaccacacccacaatgtttgaccaaattaatttgtctttaaaaGTATTTCGGAGAATTTGTCCTAAATTCTGTTTAAGGCACTAGCATGAGCACACTCggaactattttctgtgcgaaatttaaactgaatcactttgttttacgcgaaatactacaaattttcgacacaaacttgtttgagacttaaaatttactgtcccgatttgacatttcatcaaaacaaaattcagtgaatcagtcaaaactggatgaactgagtgaacaatactactcatactactgtaattgcaaagtggcaaacttaagaccttatgtggaatttgggtggaaagtggcgcaaatcacatatttcaggaatttataaagtgaaaaatctttccggtttcaagttttttcgtcaaaagacgagacacgggtatctttattttcaatttttagctgctttatgtaaaaaaattgagaaaaaaaatcattttggcgtagtctattGTGGTCAATCGATTTTCTGAACTTGTCTgtcaatttaccaaaaatagacAAAGAACTCAACAGAAGGCAGGGTCACCCAACATCATCCTGTGTAATACTTGCGATTCTGAGgagttgtttaaaaaaaaacgagtatTTAAGTACTCAACCACTGGTAAAAGGGGATCGTTGCACTGTTCTGTGTTATCTAATTTAAGTCCTGTTGTGGTCTGCATCTGATGAGTGAGTATCTTTCAAGATAGACAAGTGTAGGAAAGAGCGAAAAATAATTGGAAGATAAAAGTAAGAAATCGGAATGAAAATGTGAGAAGGTGAGACCTATGTCCACGTGTTCTATTTCCCCATATTCATCACATTCATTTCATCCTATTCTGAACTATTTCTGACCACAGCCAAGGCTTACTTTCGAGAACGTAAATTCTCTGTTGGAAATAGGTATTAGTAAGGGCCCCACGGTGGAATACGAGCTGTGACGAACGACTCATTTTCGTAGACTTTCTCTTGACAAAAAATCCCAGACCCATTCAAATCCAACTCACctgaagtaaaattttcaaaaccagaaataattcaattaaatttacgtTTTCAACCAATTCGCATCAATATTCATGTTCTGTACCAACTCAGCCTCTTGAGATTTACAAAAGTctcgagaaaaaaatctttattttgacgatgaattaggttttattttccaacaaattCCGCAAAAGAAACGGAACAGATTCACTCCGTAACATCCGGAACGGGCTTCTTCTTCATCGCAGAATTTCTCTTTGTTTGGGGTTTCGAGTCTCGACTCCATTGGGCAAAATGTGCGACTTTCTTATGATTGTGAAAGTTTCCACtcgatttgaatttcttttcgcAGTACGGACAATTGTACAGATCTTCGCCGGTGTGAGTTGCTAGGTGTTCCTACAGGAAAGGGCGT from Bradysia coprophila strain Holo2 unplaced genomic scaffold, BU_Bcop_v1 contig_732, whole genome shotgun sequence carries:
- the LOC119084213 gene encoding bicaudal D-related protein homolog, with the translated sequence MAKTKPTLEDYIFDMETRPPERSVDDADEHMMTEQDVWQKLQKKEADLVLAAELGKALLEKNEELTKQQEKLIEEYSTKLERLEQEKHILRRKLSEAESEGDIRAQELESDYNEIKSKMLAQETSIRQNEREKNLLIEELTAQNARLTQQLQAATQNETQLQTKLQDIKDQYSIQHSSLQNHVNGVESLRDELDMLVKSKEDLEKRLQTSLVEKDTLIASLDESRDRIHSLQKQLRDQEMKMQTTIKNLERVQRENDTLSERLESGTNGERGLSSLQNEMDCDDEFSESQFDHSHPLFKEARSVYNQLKQLLLTLQNNQDGDSGLHSDLFLGSTCQSVGDDLRQGMLASVADDVINAIMGLDVVHIKTMLDESRTNGMDQDEELRRRQDLIAELEGKLSVIEIELQSAIEERNRARQDASESNLAQDEVVVQARNDRDAATARRTKAEVELAKNRVELMQANSELLEAIQQKVELSEQLEQWQMDMHELIEEHMKKQLHDSLAMKESPVTSVTKKPNRFMGLFQQFQFQR